A portion of the Corynebacterium heidelbergense genome contains these proteins:
- the mptB gene encoding polyprenol phosphomannose-dependent alpha 1,6 mannosyltransferase MptB: protein MTSLRSQLPHLGFAGSRSAQLHEDLKPSAPPTIPPGAPQQLRATIWLGTFGTVLMAIGGLGAGALPVVNNPLWGVPGLNVLAQMLHTTTVITFLGIGFLVLAWVRLEKFATSALPLRTLWRTLLLWIFPLLFTAPLFTQDIYSYLAQGSIAAHGMDPYAAGPVDLLGINNPLARSVPLLWAHSPSPYGPVALAVGAGISLLTGDNIALAVCAHRAISVAGVLLAGWALVRLARRCHVTAARALWLGVLNPLTLLHLVGGIHNEAIMLGLLLAGLELVLRGTDEIPRPRPTRWFLTITGLALITSAGMVKVTALAALGFAGVVLARRWGGTALDLLRAAVACALCAAVVASAWSFGTGVGFGWIFAQGGATEITSWMSMTTLTGLASATLGSVLGLGDHTQTSLTIFRALGAAFGMFWLLRMLLAAFRGRIHPVGGFGVAMFFLVIFFPVVHPWYLLWAIVPLAAWANTRGFRLAVIGYSVAFSFFVLPRGLSLPPATVGYMYVMAAGIFALLLLGGRRAFQTD from the coding sequence ATGACCAGCCTGCGTAGCCAACTTCCCCACCTCGGGTTTGCTGGATCGCGCTCGGCGCAACTCCACGAGGACCTCAAGCCCTCCGCTCCGCCGACCATCCCCCCCGGAGCCCCGCAACAGCTCCGGGCCACGATCTGGCTGGGCACCTTCGGCACCGTGCTGATGGCCATCGGCGGCTTGGGGGCCGGGGCCCTGCCCGTGGTGAACAACCCCCTGTGGGGGGTGCCGGGGCTCAACGTGCTCGCCCAGATGCTGCACACCACAACCGTCATCACGTTCCTCGGCATCGGCTTCCTGGTCCTCGCCTGGGTCCGACTGGAGAAGTTCGCCACCTCCGCGCTGCCCCTGCGCACACTGTGGCGCACCCTCCTGCTGTGGATCTTCCCGCTCCTGTTCACCGCCCCGCTGTTCACGCAGGATATCTACAGTTACCTGGCCCAGGGTTCCATCGCCGCGCACGGCATGGACCCCTATGCCGCCGGGCCCGTGGACCTGCTGGGAATCAACAATCCCCTGGCCCGGTCCGTGCCGCTGCTGTGGGCCCACTCCCCCTCCCCCTATGGTCCGGTGGCCCTCGCCGTCGGCGCCGGCATCTCCTTACTCACCGGGGACAACATCGCCCTCGCCGTCTGCGCCCACCGAGCGATCAGCGTCGCCGGTGTACTGCTGGCGGGTTGGGCCCTGGTGCGATTGGCCCGGCGGTGCCACGTCACCGCCGCCCGCGCCCTGTGGCTGGGCGTCCTTAATCCCCTCACCCTCCTGCACCTCGTCGGCGGGATCCACAACGAGGCCATCATGCTCGGCCTCCTCCTCGCCGGCCTGGAGCTCGTCCTGCGCGGCACCGATGAGATCCCCCGCCCCCGCCCGACCCGCTGGTTCCTCACCATCACCGGCCTCGCGTTGATCACCTCCGCGGGCATGGTGAAGGTCACGGCCCTTGCGGCGCTGGGCTTCGCCGGGGTGGTGCTGGCTCGGCGGTGGGGTGGGACGGCCCTGGACCTACTGCGAGCCGCCGTTGCCTGCGCGCTGTGTGCCGCCGTGGTGGCCAGCGCCTGGTCCTTCGGCACCGGCGTGGGTTTCGGGTGGATCTTCGCCCAGGGCGGGGCCACGGAGATCACTTCCTGGATGTCCATGACCACCCTCACGGGTCTGGCCTCCGCGACTCTCGGCAGCGTACTGGGCCTGGGGGATCACACCCAGACTTCCCTGACTATCTTCCGGGCGCTCGGGGCCGCCTTCGGGATGTTCTGGCTGCTGCGCATGTTGCTGGCCGCCTTCCGTGGGCGCATCCACCCGGTGGGCGGCTTTGGGGTGGCGATGTTCTTCCTCGTCATCTTCTTCCCCGTCGTGCACCCCTGGTACCTCCTGTGGGCCATCGTCCCGCTTGCCGCGTGGGCCAATACCCGCGGCTTCCGCCTCGCCGTCATCGGCTACTCCGTGGCGTTCAGCTTCTTCGTCCTGCCCAGGGGGCTCAGCTTGCCGCCCGCCACCGTCGGGTACATGTACGTCATGGCGGCCGGCATCTTCGCCTTGCTGCTGCTCGGCGGTCGGCGCGCCTTCCAAACGGACTAA
- the sufD gene encoding Fe-S cluster assembly protein SufD, whose product MTAPLTETEPSLTPVPAGTDHQTKGDRFTSFDPADFHPPVSKDEDWRFTPLRRLGGLQDGSVESTGRASVQVNFSGDDASSATKRVFAEELATDDERLGRAGAPVDYAAAYAWSQTSSANYVRVARGAALDEPVRITVAGAGEGVASYSTLVVELEEQAEAVVVLRYEGSGKHSDNVEFVVGDGARLTCVVLEDWNRDAIHLSNSHIQVGRDATVRHTYAAFGGEVVRAVPHVRFTAPGGDAELLGLYFADAGQYFEQRLLVDHSEKNCRSNVLYKGALQGEITAGSTDKRTPDARTAWIGDVLIRPDATGTDTYEKNNNLLLTPGARADSVPNLEIQTGEITGAGHAATVGRFDDEQMFYLRSRGIPETTAKMLIVRGFFTDVIRRIPLASVREQLEQKIEQELHDTVL is encoded by the coding sequence ATGACCGCCCCACTTACCGAAACTGAACCCAGCCTGACCCCCGTGCCCGCAGGCACGGACCACCAGACGAAGGGGGACCGGTTTACCTCCTTCGACCCGGCCGACTTCCACCCGCCCGTGAGCAAGGACGAGGACTGGCGTTTCACCCCCCTGCGGCGCCTGGGTGGGCTGCAGGACGGTTCCGTCGAATCCACCGGCCGGGCTTCGGTTCAAGTTAATTTTTCGGGGGACGACGCCAGCTCCGCCACCAAGCGCGTGTTCGCCGAGGAGCTGGCCACCGACGACGAGCGCCTGGGACGCGCCGGTGCCCCGGTGGATTACGCGGCTGCGTACGCCTGGTCTCAAACCAGCAGCGCGAACTACGTCCGGGTGGCGCGCGGTGCCGCGCTCGATGAGCCGGTGCGGATCACCGTCGCCGGCGCCGGTGAGGGTGTCGCCAGCTATTCCACCCTGGTCGTGGAGCTGGAAGAGCAGGCCGAGGCCGTCGTGGTGCTGCGCTACGAGGGCAGTGGTAAGCACTCGGACAACGTGGAGTTTGTCGTCGGCGACGGGGCCCGTCTGACCTGCGTGGTGCTGGAGGACTGGAACCGTGACGCGATCCACCTGTCCAACTCCCACATTCAGGTCGGCCGGGACGCTACCGTGCGGCACACCTACGCCGCCTTCGGCGGGGAGGTCGTCCGCGCCGTGCCGCACGTGCGGTTCACCGCTCCCGGCGGGGATGCCGAACTGCTGGGGTTGTACTTCGCCGACGCGGGCCAGTACTTCGAGCAGCGGCTGTTGGTGGACCACTCCGAGAAGAACTGTCGCTCCAACGTGCTGTACAAGGGGGCGCTGCAGGGGGAGATCACCGCCGGTTCCACGGACAAGCGGACCCCGGATGCCCGCACGGCCTGGATCGGGGATGTGCTCATCCGCCCGGATGCCACCGGTACGGATACTTACGAAAAGAACAACAACCTGCTGCTCACCCCCGGGGCTCGCGCCGACTCGGTGCCGAACCTAGAGATCCAGACCGGGGAGATCACCGGTGCCGGGCACGCCGCCACGGTGGGCCGCTTTGATGACGAGCAGATGTTCTACCTGCGCTCGCGTGGCATCCCGGAAACCACGGCGAAGATGCTCATCGTGCGCGGCTTCTTCACCGACGTGATCCGCCGGATCCCGCTGGCCAGCGTCCGCGAGCAACTCGAGCAGAAGATCGAGCAAGAGCTGCACGACACGGTCCTGTAA
- the sufC gene encoding Fe-S cluster assembly ATPase SufC yields MSTLEIKNLHAQVVPADENEDPKPILHGVNLTLNSGETHAIMGPNGSGKSTLSYAIAGHPRYEITEGEVLLDGENLLDMEVDERARAGLFLAMQYPTEVPGVSMANFLRSAATAVRGEAPKIRDWVKEARGAMEELHIDPSFSERSVNEGFSGGEKKRHEVLQLGLLKPKFAVLDETDSGLDVDALRIVSEGINNYRERENGGVLLITHYQRILNYVKPDHVHVFAGGRVVKSGGPELATQLEAEGYEQFIK; encoded by the coding sequence ATGAGCACCCTGGAGATCAAGAACCTGCACGCGCAGGTTGTCCCCGCGGACGAGAACGAGGATCCCAAGCCCATCCTGCACGGGGTCAACTTGACCCTGAACTCTGGCGAGACCCACGCCATCATGGGCCCGAATGGCTCGGGTAAGTCCACCTTGTCCTACGCCATCGCCGGCCACCCCCGCTACGAGATCACCGAGGGGGAGGTCCTTCTGGACGGGGAGAATCTGCTGGACATGGAAGTCGACGAGCGGGCCCGGGCAGGCCTGTTCCTGGCGATGCAGTACCCCACCGAGGTGCCCGGCGTTTCCATGGCCAACTTCCTGCGCTCCGCGGCCACGGCCGTGCGCGGGGAGGCCCCGAAGATCCGCGACTGGGTCAAGGAGGCCCGTGGCGCCATGGAAGAGCTGCACATCGACCCCTCCTTCTCCGAGCGCAGCGTCAACGAGGGCTTCTCCGGCGGTGAGAAGAAGCGCCACGAGGTGCTGCAGTTGGGGCTGCTCAAGCCGAAGTTCGCTGTCCTCGACGAGACGGACTCCGGCCTGGACGTGGATGCCCTGCGCATCGTATCGGAGGGCATCAACAACTACCGGGAGCGGGAGAACGGCGGCGTGCTGCTGATTACCCACTACCAGCGCATCCTCAACTACGTGAAGCCCGATCACGTGCACGTCTTCGCCGGCGGGCGCGTGGTCAAGTCCGGGGGCCCGGAGCTGGCCACCCAGTTGGAGGCCGAGGGCTACGAGCAGTTCATCAAGTAG
- a CDS encoding ABC transporter ATP-binding protein → MTTAGSTPLLDVRSVVRRFGKTIAVDGLDFHVDRSEVVCVLGPNGAGKTTTIEMCEGFQRPDSGSVRVFGMDPFADSDKVRERIGVMLQGGGAYPGIRVGEMLRLVASYSAHPLDTEWLLHTVGLERQRKTTFRRLSGGQQQRLALACALVGRPELVFLDEPTAGLDAQSRLLVWDLISSLRRDGVSVVLTTHLLDEAEALSDRVVIIDRGTVVAQGSPAELTTSLATATSGSRIVLQLDGVIDVPSFVDATCQRAGLGVPTDDDRGLTMVRIRPGSYALNGPHPTPGLLTAVTQAAADQGVLITSLDMNKTSLEDVFLSITGRQMRG, encoded by the coding sequence GTGACTACAGCAGGTTCAACACCGCTTCTGGACGTCCGCTCCGTCGTCCGCCGCTTCGGCAAAACCATCGCCGTGGACGGCCTGGACTTTCACGTGGATCGCAGCGAGGTCGTCTGCGTCCTCGGCCCCAACGGGGCCGGCAAGACCACCACCATCGAGATGTGCGAGGGCTTCCAGCGCCCAGACAGCGGCAGCGTGCGCGTATTTGGCATGGATCCCTTCGCCGACAGCGATAAGGTTCGCGAGCGCATCGGCGTGATGCTCCAGGGGGGTGGGGCCTACCCTGGGATCCGCGTGGGGGAAATGCTCCGGTTGGTGGCGTCCTACAGCGCCCATCCCCTGGACACCGAATGGCTGCTGCACACCGTCGGCCTGGAACGGCAGCGCAAAACGACGTTTCGGCGCCTGTCCGGGGGGCAGCAGCAGCGGCTCGCCCTGGCCTGCGCCCTGGTCGGCCGGCCTGAGCTGGTTTTCCTGGACGAGCCCACCGCCGGCCTAGACGCCCAATCCCGCCTACTGGTGTGGGACCTCATCTCCTCCCTTCGGCGCGACGGGGTTTCCGTGGTCCTGACCACCCACCTGCTCGACGAGGCGGAGGCTCTCTCCGATCGCGTGGTCATCATCGACCGCGGCACCGTGGTGGCCCAGGGCAGCCCGGCGGAGCTGACCACCTCCCTGGCCACCGCCACCTCCGGGTCGCGCATCGTGCTGCAGCTGGATGGGGTGATCGACGTTCCATCCTTTGTGGACGCCACCTGCCAGCGCGCCGGTCTGGGCGTCCCCACGGACGATGACCGGGGCCTGACCATGGTGCGCATCCGCCCTGGCAGCTACGCCCTCAACGGCCCCCACCCCACCCCCGGGCTGCTCACCGCCGTGACTCAGGCCGCCGCGGACCAGGGGGTGCTCATCACCTCCCTCGACATGAACAAGACATCCCTGGAGGACGTGTTCCTCTCCATCACGGGAAGGCAGATGCGTGGATAA
- a CDS encoding helix-turn-helix transcriptional regulator: MGDTHVQASESTTRHRILLQVLRHGPVSAGDISSELGLTAAGVRRHLDSIVDGGLAEIVTAPKSGNRGRPAKLYRLTDAGRAQFGHDYDTLALLALRALRQAGGSAAVEDFATQRVHQLLSDVPEDRRTNDPKKGKTNEDAVVQKARAIAQALSDRGYAASVDKAGTGVQICRHHCPIQDVAQEFPELCAAEHRAVAELLGQHIQPLATIADGNGICTTHIPLTIIDPSTTDPSTSKET; encoded by the coding sequence ATGGGCGACACACACGTGCAGGCGTCGGAGTCGACCACTCGTCACCGTATTTTGCTTCAGGTCCTGCGCCATGGCCCGGTCAGCGCCGGTGACATCAGCTCCGAGCTGGGGCTCACCGCAGCCGGCGTGCGAAGGCACCTGGACAGCATTGTGGACGGTGGCCTCGCCGAGATCGTCACCGCCCCCAAGTCCGGAAACCGGGGCCGACCGGCGAAGCTCTACCGCCTCACCGATGCCGGCCGGGCCCAGTTCGGCCATGATTACGACACCCTGGCACTGCTCGCCCTCCGCGCCCTGCGCCAGGCGGGCGGTTCTGCCGCCGTGGAGGATTTCGCCACGCAGCGCGTTCACCAACTGCTTTCGGACGTGCCGGAGGACCGGCGGACAAACGATCCGAAAAAAGGTAAAACTAATGAAGACGCTGTAGTGCAAAAGGCTCGGGCTATCGCCCAAGCCCTCAGCGATCGCGGCTACGCCGCCTCCGTGGACAAAGCGGGGACCGGCGTGCAGATCTGTCGCCACCACTGCCCGATACAGGACGTGGCCCAGGAATTCCCAGAGCTCTGCGCGGCCGAACACCGCGCCGTAGCGGAATTGCTGGGGCAGCACATCCAACCGTTGGCCACCATCGCCGACGGCAATGGGATTTGCACCACTCACATTCCCCTGACGATCATCGACCCCTCCACCACTGACCCTTCCACTTCGAAGGAAACCTAA
- a CDS encoding ABC transporter permease gives MDNNYTTTDRHDATPDRQDTAERFPVGQFRPDPRRSSAKTMLLAQAKIESLLFLRHGEQQLISLIIPIGLLVGFSLLPFVPLDHPVYRVFPMALAVAIMGAGFTGQAIAVAFDRKYGALKRIGASGVPTWALIGGKIVAVGAVVVVQLTVLTVVALLLGWRPEGAGVFSAIIFVVLGVAAFTSLGLALGGTLSSEMTLAIGNTIWFVFLGAAAFATISPNASEGTRALLHLFPSVALTEGLRGAAGGSFNALAAVVLAVWAVLGSVLVVRFFSFTTRDD, from the coding sequence GTGGATAACAATTACACCACCACAGACCGGCACGATGCCACACCAGACCGGCAAGACACCGCCGAGCGCTTCCCCGTCGGGCAGTTCCGCCCCGATCCCCGCCGTTCCAGCGCGAAGACGATGCTGCTGGCTCAGGCAAAGATCGAGTCCCTCCTGTTCCTGCGCCACGGCGAGCAGCAGTTGATCTCCCTGATCATTCCGATTGGGCTGCTTGTGGGCTTCTCCCTGCTGCCATTCGTACCCCTGGATCACCCCGTGTACCGGGTGTTCCCTATGGCCCTGGCGGTTGCGATCATGGGCGCCGGTTTCACCGGGCAGGCCATTGCCGTGGCCTTCGACCGGAAGTACGGAGCGCTGAAGCGGATTGGGGCCTCCGGGGTGCCCACCTGGGCGCTGATTGGCGGGAAGATCGTTGCCGTGGGGGCGGTGGTGGTTGTGCAACTGACGGTGCTGACGGTGGTGGCGCTGCTGCTGGGTTGGCGGCCGGAGGGGGCTGGGGTCTTCTCCGCGATCATTTTCGTGGTGCTCGGCGTGGCGGCGTTCACCAGCCTGGGGTTGGCCCTGGGCGGGACGCTGTCTTCGGAGATGACGCTGGCAATCGGGAACACTATTTGGTTCGTTTTCCTGGGGGCGGCGGCCTTCGCCACTATCTCCCCGAACGCCTCCGAGGGAACCCGGGCCCTGCTGCACCTGTTTCCTTCGGTGGCTTTGACGGAGGGGTTGCGCGGGGCGGCCGGGGGAAGTTTCAACGCCCTAGCCGCGGTGGTGCTGGCGGTGTGGGCGGTGTTGGGGTCCGTTTTGGTCGTGCGCTTTTTCAGCTTCACCACCAGAGACGATTAA
- a CDS encoding COX15/CtaA family protein, protein MKTSLSPGTAPAESTLSGKPEWARQRLLAIILLICQTGITFTGSLVRVTGSGLGCNTWPQCHPGSFVPVPGAAPWIHQMIEFGNRLLTFVLAIAALATFIAVWRAGRRSAVKWLAFIQGIGIIVQAVLGGISVRLDLAWWSVGLHFLPSMVLVFFAAVLVTRIGEPDEAPVRHNEPPSLEILTHLSAGLLALTLITGVMVTGSGPHAGDAAIKPENRLQLPLVEIAHIHAHSMYLYLGVTIGLLAGLLAVRVPRNIKRATLLLIVGIILQAFVGIIQYWMGVPRWTVPLHVVGSGIVTAATGFLWSLMVRRQIAPGWGPVSSQKAVER, encoded by the coding sequence GTGAAAACCTCGCTCTCCCCCGGCACCGCACCTGCCGAATCAACGTTGTCCGGCAAGCCCGAGTGGGCCCGTCAGCGGTTGCTGGCGATCATCCTGCTGATCTGCCAGACGGGGATTACCTTTACCGGATCCTTGGTGCGCGTCACCGGTTCCGGGTTGGGCTGCAATACGTGGCCGCAGTGCCATCCCGGGTCCTTCGTGCCGGTCCCGGGTGCGGCGCCGTGGATCCATCAGATGATTGAGTTCGGCAACCGCTTGCTGACGTTCGTCCTGGCCATTGCGGCACTGGCGACGTTCATCGCGGTGTGGCGGGCCGGGCGGCGCAGTGCGGTGAAGTGGCTGGCTTTCATTCAGGGGATCGGGATCATCGTGCAGGCCGTGCTGGGTGGGATCTCGGTGCGCCTGGATTTGGCGTGGTGGAGCGTGGGGCTGCACTTCTTGCCCTCCATGGTGCTGGTGTTCTTCGCGGCGGTGTTGGTGACCCGTATCGGCGAGCCGGATGAGGCCCCCGTTCGGCATAACGAGCCGCCGTCGCTGGAGATCCTCACGCACCTCTCCGCTGGTCTACTGGCGCTGACGCTAATCACGGGAGTGATGGTGACCGGGTCCGGGCCGCACGCCGGGGACGCCGCCATCAAGCCCGAGAACCGCTTGCAGCTGCCTTTGGTGGAGATTGCCCACATTCACGCCCACTCCATGTATCTGTACCTCGGCGTGACTATCGGCCTGTTGGCCGGGTTGCTCGCCGTTCGGGTGCCGCGCAACATCAAGCGCGCGACGCTGCTGCTGATCGTGGGCATCATCCTTCAGGCCTTCGTGGGCATCATCCAGTACTGGATGGGCGTCCCCCGGTGGACCGTGCCCCTGCACGTGGTCGGGTCCGGGATCGTGACGGCCGCGACCGGGTTTCTGTGGTCTCTCATGGTGCGGCGCCAAATCGCGCCAGGCTGGGGCCCGGTGTCCAGCCAGAAGGCGGTGGAGCGCTAG
- a CDS encoding cysteine desulfurase, with amino-acid sequence MAETERGLDVPAIRADFPILGRTVRDGRPLIYLDSGATSQRPVQVLDAERHFLTHTNAPVHRGAYELAEEATEAYEDARETIAAFVGGTFDEILFTKNATEALNEIAYILGDTRSGSLAVGEGDEIVVSEIEHHANLVPWQELARRTGATLRWYSLTPDGRIDLDSLQLSERTKVVALTHQSNVTGAVLDAGEAARRAHEVGAVFVLDACQSVPHMPVNFRDLDADFAAFSGHKMLGPNGVGVLWGKEELLADLPPFLTGGSMIEKVTMTGSTYTQAPQRYEAGTQMTSQVVGLAAAVRYLSKLGMENVAAHEDQLTRYCLDLLQQIPGLQIIGPTEVFNRGSAISFVVEGIHPHDLGQVLDDQGISIRVGHHCAWPVHTCMGVQATARASFYVYNTTAEIDALAAGIRQAQVFFGTAEQQPSREDS; translated from the coding sequence ATGGCTGAAACCGAAAGGGGCCTGGATGTGCCCGCCATCCGCGCGGATTTCCCCATCTTGGGGCGCACGGTACGCGATGGACGGCCGCTGATCTACCTGGACTCGGGGGCGACGTCACAGCGCCCGGTGCAGGTTTTGGATGCGGAACGGCACTTCCTCACCCACACCAACGCCCCGGTTCACCGGGGGGCCTACGAGCTGGCGGAGGAAGCCACGGAGGCCTACGAGGATGCCCGGGAGACCATCGCGGCCTTCGTCGGCGGGACCTTCGACGAGATCCTGTTCACAAAGAACGCCACGGAAGCCCTCAACGAGATCGCCTACATCCTCGGGGATACCCGCTCCGGGTCGCTGGCGGTGGGGGAGGGCGACGAGATCGTGGTCTCCGAGATCGAGCACCACGCCAACCTCGTCCCCTGGCAGGAGCTGGCCCGCCGCACCGGAGCCACCCTGCGGTGGTACAGCCTGACCCCAGATGGTCGGATCGACCTGGATAGCCTGCAGCTCAGCGAGCGCACAAAGGTGGTGGCGCTCACCCACCAGTCCAACGTCACTGGGGCAGTGCTCGATGCCGGAGAGGCCGCCCGCAGGGCCCACGAGGTCGGCGCCGTGTTCGTCCTCGATGCCTGCCAGTCCGTGCCGCACATGCCGGTGAATTTTCGGGATCTGGACGCCGATTTCGCCGCGTTTTCCGGACACAAAATGCTGGGCCCCAACGGCGTGGGCGTGCTGTGGGGCAAAGAGGAGCTACTAGCGGACTTGCCCCCGTTCCTCACCGGTGGGTCCATGATCGAGAAGGTCACGATGACCGGCTCCACCTACACCCAAGCACCGCAGCGCTACGAGGCGGGAACCCAGATGACCTCCCAGGTGGTCGGCCTCGCCGCCGCCGTGCGTTACCTCTCCAAGCTGGGCATGGAGAACGTGGCCGCCCACGAGGATCAGCTCACCCGCTACTGCCTGGACCTACTACAGCAAATCCCGGGACTGCAGATCATCGGCCCCACGGAGGTGTTCAATCGCGGCAGCGCGATCAGCTTCGTGGTGGAGGGAATCCACCCCCATGATCTGGGCCAGGTGCTGGACGACCAGGGCATATCCATTCGCGTGGGCCACCACTGCGCATGGCCGGTTCACACGTGCATGGGCGTGCAGGCCACGGCGCGGGCCAGCTTTTACGTCTACAACACCACGGCGGAGATCGACGCACTCGCGGCGGGTATCCGCCAAGCTCAGGTGTTCTTCGGCACCGCAGAGCAACAGCCTTCGAGGGAGGATTCATGA
- a CDS encoding heme o synthase, with the protein MERIAETVKGYVALTKPRVIELLLVATIPAMLQAERGHVSLGLILLTLAGGWMGAAAANTFNMVADHDIDQLMRRTRRRPLARHTVSVSQARVFAWVLMVASTLWLGLLVGSWLAAGFVLLTIWFYIYVYTKWLKRRTWQNVIWGGAAGCMPVIVGWAAVTDNNGGAFQAGWLSWGQALVLFLIIFFWTPPHTWALGMRYREDYEAAGVPMMPVVKPPLEVTRQILAYTWATVLTSLVLLPAAGWVYAVVAVLSGAWFVWKAHALHRGVKAGTPVKPMQLFFLSNNYLSILFVALSVDAVLGLQTIGGLF; encoded by the coding sequence GTGGAAAGAATCGCGGAGACCGTAAAGGGCTACGTCGCCCTGACGAAGCCCCGGGTCATCGAGCTGCTTCTCGTCGCTACTATTCCGGCGATGCTGCAGGCGGAGCGGGGTCACGTCAGTCTCGGGTTGATTCTGCTCACCCTTGCGGGCGGGTGGATGGGGGCCGCGGCCGCCAACACGTTCAATATGGTGGCGGACCACGACATCGACCAGTTGATGCGGCGTACCCGGCGGCGGCCGCTGGCTCGGCACACGGTTTCGGTCTCCCAGGCGAGGGTGTTCGCGTGGGTGCTGATGGTCGCCAGCACGCTGTGGCTGGGGTTGCTGGTGGGGTCCTGGTTGGCGGCTGGATTCGTCCTGTTGACGATCTGGTTCTACATCTACGTCTATACAAAGTGGCTGAAGCGGCGGACGTGGCAGAACGTCATTTGGGGCGGCGCTGCGGGATGTATGCCGGTCATCGTGGGGTGGGCTGCGGTCACCGATAACAATGGGGGTGCCTTCCAAGCCGGTTGGCTGTCTTGGGGTCAGGCACTGGTGTTGTTCCTCATCATCTTCTTCTGGACGCCACCCCACACCTGGGCGCTGGGCATGCGCTACCGCGAGGACTATGAGGCCGCCGGCGTGCCGATGATGCCCGTGGTCAAGCCGCCGCTGGAGGTGACTCGGCAGATCTTGGCCTATACGTGGGCGACCGTGCTGACCTCCCTCGTGCTGCTTCCCGCCGCCGGCTGGGTGTACGCCGTCGTGGCGGTGCTGTCCGGGGCGTGGTTTGTGTGGAAGGCACACGCGCTTCACCGGGGCGTGAAGGCGGGGACGCCCGTCAAACCCATGCAACTGTTCTTCCTATCGAACAATTACCTGTCCATCCTGTTCGTTGCGCTGTCCGTCGACGCCGTACTGGGCCTGCAGACCATCGGGGGCCTGTTCTAG
- the sufB gene encoding Fe-S cluster assembly protein SufB — translation MTQAAQKTPQTDEEIINSIGAYGYGWHDSDAAGASARRGLNEDVVRDISAKKSEPEWMLQRRLKALEIFDKKPMPTWGADLSGIDFDQIKYFVRSTEKQATTWEDLPEDIKNTYDKLGIPEAERQRLVAGVAAQYESEVVYHQIREDLESQGVIFVDTDTGLRDYPELFEEYFGTVIPAGDNKFSALNTAVWSGGSFIYVPKGVHVDIPLQAYFRINTENMGQFERTLIIVDEDAYVHYVEGCTAPIYKTDSLHSAVVEIVVKKGGRCRYTTIQNWSNNVYNLVTKRTKVDEGGTMEWVDGNIGSKVTMKYPAVWMTGPYAKGEVLSVAFAGEGQFQDTGAKMTHMAPYTSSNIVSKSVARGGGRAAYRGLVQIHNNAHHSTSNVECDALLVDSISRSDTYPYNDIRNDHVTLGHEATVSQVSEDQLFYLMSRGIEEDEAMAMIVRGFVEPIAKELPMEYALELNRLIELQMEGSVG, via the coding sequence ATGACTCAAGCAGCTCAGAAGACCCCCCAGACCGACGAGGAGATCATCAACTCCATCGGTGCGTACGGCTACGGCTGGCACGATTCGGACGCCGCCGGGGCCTCCGCCCGCCGCGGCCTCAACGAGGATGTCGTCCGCGACATCTCCGCCAAGAAGTCCGAACCGGAGTGGATGCTCCAGCGCCGCCTGAAGGCCCTCGAGATCTTCGACAAGAAGCCCATGCCCACTTGGGGTGCGGACCTCTCCGGCATCGACTTTGACCAGATCAAATACTTCGTGCGCTCCACCGAGAAGCAGGCCACCACCTGGGAAGATCTGCCGGAGGACATCAAGAACACCTACGACAAGTTGGGCATCCCCGAGGCCGAACGCCAGCGCTTGGTTGCTGGCGTCGCCGCCCAATATGAATCGGAAGTGGTCTACCACCAGATCCGCGAGGACCTGGAGAGCCAGGGCGTGATCTTCGTGGACACCGACACGGGCCTGCGGGATTACCCCGAGCTGTTCGAGGAGTACTTCGGCACCGTCATCCCCGCCGGAGACAACAAGTTCTCCGCGCTGAACACCGCAGTGTGGTCCGGCGGCTCCTTCATCTACGTGCCCAAGGGCGTCCACGTGGACATCCCGCTGCAGGCCTACTTCCGCATCAACACGGAGAACATGGGCCAGTTCGAGCGCACCCTCATCATCGTGGACGAGGATGCCTACGTCCACTACGTAGAGGGCTGCACCGCGCCGATCTACAAGACGGACTCGCTGCACTCCGCGGTGGTGGAAATCGTCGTGAAGAAGGGCGGGCGCTGCCGCTACACCACCATCCAGAACTGGTCCAACAACGTCTACAACCTGGTGACCAAGCGCACCAAGGTGGACGAGGGCGGAACCATGGAATGGGTGGACGGCAACATCGGCTCCAAGGTCACCATGAAGTACCCGGCCGTGTGGATGACCGGCCCCTACGCCAAGGGCGAGGTGCTCTCCGTCGCCTTCGCCGGGGAGGGCCAGTTCCAGGACACGGGCGCCAAGATGACCCACATGGCCCCATACACCAGCTCCAACATCGTCTCCAAGTCCGTTGCCCGCGGCGGCGGACGCGCGGCCTACCGCGGCCTGGTGCAGATCCACAACAACGCCCACCACTCCACCTCCAACGTGGAATGCGATGCCCTGTTGGTGGACTCGATTTCCCGGTCGGACACCTACCCCTACAACGACATCCGCAATGACCACGTGACCCTCGGCCACGAGGCCACGGTCTCGCAGGTCTCCGAGGACCAACTGTTCTACCTCATGAGCCGAGGCATCGAGGAGGACGAGGCCATGGCCATGATCGTCCGCGGCTTCGTGGAGCCCATCGCCAAGGAGTTGCCGATGGAATACGCCCTCGAGCTCAACCGCCTCATCGAACTGCAAATGGAAGGATCGGTGGGTTAA